Proteins found in one Silene latifolia isolate original U9 population unplaced genomic scaffold, ASM4854445v1 scaffold_20.1, whole genome shotgun sequence genomic segment:
- the LOC141638300 gene encoding uncharacterized protein LOC141638300, with translation MKELGITVDELSSSRTIIHGFNLNGERAIGMIRVNLSMGDLSSETLFHVIEAKTSFKKINGDAKPFTKDDSFFADAKFFEENGTSSEFMPTTISSTGKGGYDFTKPTPLGKVVEVEPYGLNKTQHELFKQEGSFIETKAGLGYNSPTPVKISARKNRTTTSSQHITIEEAEENEAEDIKTLSTSSVFDRISSPAHRSRPSVFDRLGRLSPTKNRPSVFTRLDKRGTNEIKSSTPMPCTRKKENDEDVNITDDLRSAISSRMKRFQVVDIIQHEPLKARRQVLVLTGLSSNNLEESKPPSSHSRDAKDLEIVNSYHITAEEIPMTNKSALLTKEEEEEYYKLLVEYKDVFAWSYKEMSGLSPKVAVHRLSIRKGISPRKQSQRRFKIEVILEIEKEVNKLIEVGFIREVRYPTWIANIVPDDFPLPVIELMIDATTGHEAISFMDCTAGYNQIQMAPEDQEATTFHTPKGIFCYTVMPFGLKKCRCHISASNGKDI, from the exons ATGAAAGAGCTAGGCATCACGGTTGATGAACTTTCCAGCAGTCGAACAATTATTCACGGTTTTAACTTAAATGGAGAGCGGGCTATTGGCATGATTCGTGTAAACCTTAGCATGGGCGACTTGTCATCTGAAACACTCTTCCATGTCATCGAGGCCAAGACATCATTCAA GAAAATAAATGGAGACGCCAAGCCTTTCACTAAGGATGACTCTTTCTTCGCTGACGCAAAGTTCTTTGAAGAAAATGGTACTTCTAGTGAGTTTATGCCAACTACCATTTCTTCAACTGGAAAAGGAG GTTACGACTTTACAAAACCAACTCCGCTTGGGAAAGTTGTAGAAGTTGAACCATATGGGCTTAACAAAACGCAACATGAGTTGTTCAAGCAAGAAGGAAGCTTTATAGAGACTAAAGCGGGGCTTGGTTATAACTCTCCCACACCCGTGAAGATCAGTGCTCGTAAGAACAGAACTACTACATCTTCACAACATATCACAATAGAAGAGGCTGAGGAGAATGAAGCAGAAGACATTAAAACACTATCAACATCTTCAGTCTTCGACAGGATAAGTTCACCTGCACATAGATCCCGTCCTTCTGTATTCGATAGGCTGGGGAGACTGAGTCCTACAAAAAATCGTCCTTCTGTCTTCACTCGACTAGATAAACGAGGAACAAATGAAATTAAGTCGTCAACCCCTATGCCATGTACAAGAAAGAAAG AAAACGATGAAGATGTAAACATAACTGATGATTTGAGAAGCGCAATATCCTCTCGCATGAAGCGTTTTCAAGTGGTGGACATCATCCAGCATGAGCCACTAAAAGCACGAAGACAAGTATTAGTTCTCACTGGTCTGTCCTCAAACAATCTTGAAGAGTCTAAACCTCCATCTTCACACTCCCGTGATGCAAAAGACTTGGAAATTGTGAATTCATATCATATCACTGCAGAAGAGATACCGATGACAAATAAGAG TGCTCTGTTGACtaaagaggaagaagaggaataCTACAAATTATTGGTTGAGTACAAGGACGTCTTCGCTTGGAGCTACAAGGAAATGTCCGGACTAAGCCCAAAAGTTGCAGTTCATCGATTGTCAATCAGAAAAGGAATCAGTCCTAGAAAGCAATCTCAACGTCGCTTTAAGATAGAGGTTATACTtgaaattgaaaaagaggttAACAAACTCATTGAGGTTGGATTTATCCGTGAAGTCAGATATCCTACCTGGATAGCCAACATTGTTCCA gacgacttccctttgccagttATAGAGTTAATGATCGATGCAACTACTGGCCACGAAGCAATCTCTTTCATGGATTGCACTGCTGGATACAATCAAATACAAATGGCACCTGAAGATCAAGAAGCAACGACATTTCACACACCAAAAGGGATAttttgctacacagtcatgccgttTGGACTCAAAAAATGTCGGTGCCACATATCAGCGAGCAATGGAAAAGATATTTGA